The sequence TGCCATGAATAAACCCATTTTTTTTCTATGGCATCGACCACATATCTTGAGTCTGAATAAACAGTAAAATTCAGTCCTTCTTTGTTCAGTGCTTCCAGTGCTAAAATAACCCCCATCAGTTCCATCCGGTTATTGGTAGTTTTTCTAAAACCTTTTGAGATTTCTTTCCTGTTTGAACCATATTTCAGTACAGCGGCACATCCACCTGGCCCCGGATTTCCGAGAGCCGAACCATCTGTATAAATTATTAATTCCGGTGGGTTTTTCATTACAGGGAATATTTGTTTTCGAGCATGGCAGAATATAACCCCTTGTATCTGTTTTGATAATGATGATAATGGGCATTAATGATTGAGATAACCTCTTCTTCATTATTCACTTTGAAAATGATATCGCCCTCCCATTCGACTCTTTTTCTGTCGTCAAGGCGTGTACCTGCCAGTTTTCCGCTCCATCCTTCAACATTGTAAGCAATAAGCATACGTTTGAAAGTCCATGCAAATGCCATTTCTGAAAGTGTTCCTGCTCTGCCACCGATAGCCACCACCACATCAGAATTTGCAACGATTGCATTGCGATAAGTATCTAATCCTGTTGCAATTACCACATCAAGATATTTATTTGAAATTTCGGGATCAAAGGTTGGCAAAATACCAATACAAAGACCATCATAATATTTTTCCGATTGCTTTGCCCCTTTTGCAACTGCTTCCATGATGCCGGTCATTCCACCTGAAACTATTCTGAAACCATTGTCAATCAGGGCTTTTCCTAATTGTTCCGATAATTTATAAATGGATGAATCTCTGTCAATTCCGGCATCTCCGATGATACCTACGGTAATTTTTCGCATGAAATACCAAATTAATTTTCATGCAAAGGTAACGAGAAGACTTAATCTTCAAGCAGATGCGAATAGTTTTCGATCTTTTTCAAACATTTCGCTGAAGGTCTGATGTATCCTATATCAAGCAACTTCAGCAAACGTGTTGTTTCTGCATATTCAGCCTCAAAATCCTGGCGGGTTTCTTTCAGCTGATTGATTGTTAACTCGCTTTCCTTATCAAGTTCGTTGTAAAATGACAATATTGCAAGATCTTTCCATGTGTCACTATGTTGCATAGGCATTTCATTTTGATGATTTTAACTTAGAAACGTACTTTCTGAAATATTATTGTAATGGGGCGATTTTTTTAATAACTCCCAAAATATTTTCTTAAAAACCATTCTGCGGCAAGCAGGAAAACAATAAGAAAGAATATAACTTTATTGTCAATCAAATCCCTTGTCTCATAGCTGAAAAAAGTAACGGGTTTAATTTCTTTGCTGTTGAAAATCTCTTTTGTTA is a genomic window of Sphingobacteriales bacterium containing:
- a CDS encoding ribonuclease HI, which codes for MKNPPELIIYTDGSALGNPGPGGCAAVLKYGSNRKEISKGFRKTTNNRMELMGVILALEALNKEGLNFTVYSDSRYVVDAIEKKWVYSWHSKGFKGKKNPDLWLKILKLIKKQNVKFKWVESHVGIPENERCDYLAKKAAEMPSEIDEWYENNMDKQDLFD
- a CDS encoding TIGR00725 family protein, with amino-acid sequence MRKITVGIIGDAGIDRDSSIYKLSEQLGKALIDNGFRIVSGGMTGIMEAVAKGAKQSEKYYDGLCIGILPTFDPEISNKYLDVVIATGLDTYRNAIVANSDVVVAIGGRAGTLSEMAFAWTFKRMLIAYNVEGWSGKLAGTRLDDRKRVEWEGDIIFKVNNEEEVISIINAHYHHYQNRYKGLYSAMLENKYSL